From Mucilaginibacter gotjawali:
CCAATGGCAAAGGCTGTATTGCATATGAGCGAAGTTGCCGCTATCGCCTTTGTAAGCATGATTGGTTTATTTAACGGTTTAGGCAGGTTATTTTGGTCGTCTATTTCTGATAAAATAGGACGCTGGAATACGTTTATGACCTTTTATGTGGTAGGGGCCATATGCTTTTTGGTGATCGCCCAAACGCCTGGGGCAATGGTTTTTCAAATCATGGTCTTTTTGATCATCAGTTGCTATGGCGGCGCTTTTGCCACTATGCCTGCTTTTATAAAAGACATTTATGGCGCAGATAAAGTGGGCCCCGTATTTGGTTATGTACTGCTGGCATGGTCGGCAGCCGCATTTGCGGGCCCATGGCTGATATCCCGCACCAGCAACTACCAGCTCATATTTTATATTTTTGCAGGTATATTAGCATTTACAGGCGTACTATTGGTTTTATTGAAAGGTAAACTAAGGGGCAATCCGTCGCTTTGACTACCCCTGAAGATTGAATAATTAGGGCATCATGGTATTAATATTTCCAGAATGCCGGCTTTTTGTTTGTTCCTCTCAAAGTGCAATCGGCACATTGCCTGAATGCCGCCGTATAACCAATCGGCGGGTGCCCGGGTACCGCTATGGCATCAATCGGGATCAAAGGGTTCGGATCGCCGCCAACTAAATAATTAATGTAAGCATTAACCTGGTTTGGGGGGCCGGGGGGCCAAACATAATAACAGCATTTTGTGTTCGGGTCGTTTGGCTGGTTAAAGGCGAGTTGGCAATCTGTATAATAGGGGATGGTCTTCCAGGCGGGCAATTGCTGGTTGTGGATATAGATCCGTACACTTGAGCTGCTACCAACCCCAACATAGCCAATTACCGGCTCCGATGGGTTGTTAACTGAATGGATGTTACCGATCAGCTGCGAAGGTTGCGCATCGAAAATACTGCCTAATTGCTCGGTATTCTTTTTCAGGTTGGTATAAAAATTATAGGCATCCGCAGTTAGGGCATACTGCTTCACCAGGATGCTGTATTCATCTTCCACCTTCTCACTGGTAGAGGCGATAGAAGTTAATGGCTGCTGAAAAATAACGTTTTTTGATAATTTGGCCGATGAGCCCAACAAAATTGAACTCGATGTATCCGTTTGCCAGCAGGAGTAAATGTTATCGTTAAGCATGTCCCGACCTAGTACGGTGTCGCCGTTCGATTTAAAAAGGGATTCAAAATTGGCATGAAATAGCCAGGTTTCCTGGTAATCCCAGCGGTAGTAAACTACTTTGTTGGTGGCATCATGGGTATTTACATAAACATTTACGCCGGGGGTAAATACAGTGCCTTTAGTGTCATAGTTAACACTGTCAATAGGCGGCGCATTTAGTATCGCCATATAATCGGTAACATATTGTTTGTTTTCAGCAGTTTTAATGTTCAAACGGTATTTGTACGCGTTATTCAGGTTTAAACCTGCGCAGGCATACATTCCATTACCTTTTTCGGTTAATGGGTAGGTGGTATTCTGATCGCCCTCCACTGTTAAAACAGCATTCAGCACCGGGTTCAAGGTAACTTTGCTGGCAACATTAACCGTATGGCTCACTTTTATAAAAGTTGAATCAGCGCCGCTGTTGATGGTACCTTCAACCACCAGGTAACCATTAGTATCGCTTACCGGCGGCGGATTGTATGGTTTGCGGCAAGCCGCAACCATCGCTACCAGTATAAACAACAGGTAATTAACTCTTTTCATCTGATTTTGTATGCAATTTCCAATACGTAGTACTTTGCCTGGAAACGGATATTGGCTTTCGTTGGTTTATTTAAGCGCTAATTTAAGATAATTTGAGAAATATGGTAGGCTAAATGCGTTTTGGGTACCACATTTTTGGCCATTTCCGAAGGCTAAATGCGTTTCGGGTACCAGATTTTTTGACGATTCCGGAGGCTAAATGTGTTTTGGGTACCACATTTTTGGCCAATTCCGAAGGCTAAACGCGTTTTGGGTACCAATCAAAATCATACTTTTTATTTATTAATAAACTTATGGTCAGTTATTTATAAAAATAGGTCAAAGAAAGAGCGTCGAAAATTGGAGAAAAAATATTAAAAATATTTTTTGCAGAAATTTCAACTCACTTATGTCATGGTGAGCCTGCCGAAACATTGCCGGGCTATTGGGATTGAATCAAATATACCGATTTTTTTTGGATAAACTATAAATCATATGGGTGCCAGCCAGCTTATTTGGGCTAAGGCCTCCTCATCCCTTAGTTTGCTTACCCGTCCCTTAAAGCTACCGTGTACCCACATCGTTAAACATAACCATCCGGCCAATCTGACCCGGAGGGCCTACCATTTAGTGCCGCATAGCGGCTACCCTTATACAATAATGCCTGTGGTGTACCCACATCGTTAAACATAACCATCCGGCCAATCTGACCCGGAGGGTCTACCTCTTTGTAGAAATAAAACAAGGCAATAATTTAGTGCCGCATAGCGGCTACCCTTATACAATAATGCCTGTAGCCTTGTTTGCGAAGGGCAGCACCTGCGGATCTGTCCATTTAATATTTCTACAAACAGGTAGCACGACGGCGCATAATAAATGGGGACAAGGTGAAAGGGGGACAATGAATTGCACGCTACTTTACTTTCATTGCCGTCGGTTTTAACCGACGGGTAAAGAATCATCAAAGCGCGGCTTTAGTCAGATCTTGCAGATTGACTAAGCTTTTTCAGCCGCGGGAATCGGTAAGCGTTAAACAACACGCCTTTTTAATTACCGCCTTTAAATGTTTTATTCTCAAGGGAAGTTCTTACTGCCGGCGGCAAAGAGGTTAAAAGTTGGTAACCCGTTGCATTTTCAATAGTTTTAATGCTGCATAAATAGTCCATCCAGTTATTGCTGACATCATTATCATTAGGTGTGTCTATAGCGATAACCTGGGTGCTTTCATCCATCCGCTGCAAATCATCGTCGCCATCCGGGATAATGACCACCACTTTCCATATGTGCGCCGGTACATTGATCCTGCCGTCTGCTATAGTTGTTTTATACCCATTCCGGCCGTTGCCGCCGCTGCCATAGTTACCCATGATCACGTAAACTTCGTTGCCGGTTTTTACTTTGTTGCGGCAATAACTTCCCAGGTGCTCCCAAACATGTTCGTTATTTTTAGGGGCCTGCGGGATGATGTTGTCCATTAAAAACGTAGCTGAATTAGCATCTGGAGAACTTGTGCGGTCGCCGCTGGGGCAGTTATGCCCTTTATCAAAACCTGATCGCCTGTACGCGGTATTATCGGCCTCGTACCATCCGGGAGGCAGGTTGGTATCCGGCCTGAAATCATTTAATCTGTCGGTACTCCCCAAATCTTTGGCAGCAATATGCCAGCTTACCCAATTAGGTTCGGCTTTACTGTTGTTATAGCTTTCAATATAATATTTATGATCAATAAGGTAATTATCCGGGCTTAACCTGTTGTACTGCGCATTGCTTGGGTTTCCCAATGCCATATTTCCATCATCTGTTTGCTGGTGAGTATGTTGATTACAGGCCGATATAACCACTAATATAGTGCAGGCAACAAACAGGGATAGCTTTTTGTACATTTTTTGATGCAGATATTAAATACCAATGGCCATAACCGGCGCGGCGAAAATAAATATTTTTTCGCGGTTGGTATTTTTAAATTGGAGGTTGTTGTCTCTGTTAAGCCTGGGCAGTGAATAATAACTACAATATATTGTATTCATTGCCGTCGGTTTCAACCGACGGGTAAAAGAAGTATTAAAGTACGGCTTTAGCCAAATTCCGCAGGGTATTGCGTTCCTCCTTTTTCTGGCGCGAGAATCCGCGTAAAGGCCTGCCGCGTCGACCTTCTCGTGCCCGGCTGCCAGGTAGCAAACTATTCGGTCATTGTACCAAAGGCTCAATCAAACCAGGCAAGCCGTATAATGCAAATCGTACAAGCCTTTATGGTGGCGACCTGTCAGCGGGGCACGAGAAGTCCACCTCTTTAGGCCTTTACGCGGATTCTCGCGCCAGAATTGGGGAAATCATATTGGCGCCAACCAGCTTGTTTTGGCTAAAGCCCCCGGCGCTTTGTTTACCCATCCGCCCCTTAAAAGGGACGGCAATGATTAATGTGCTATTTTACTTTCATTGCCGTTGGTTTTAACAGACGGGTAAAGAGGTAATCAATTAAGGCTTTAGCCAAATTTTGCGGGTTGTTTCCGTTTTTTCTGCGAACTACTGTCATAAAAAGCATGTGTTTTTTCAAATATCCAGCGATCAATTTGACAAAAGGGTAGTTGTAATCCTTGCCCAATAGCTTACACGGTTGGTAAATAGCGCTTTAGCATCTATCATAATATCGCTATAAGTTGTCATGACGAAACGGTTTGAAGTATTGTTAGATCTGCCACTGCTATTTTGAGAAAATAAAAAATCTAACGCAGTAGCGTTTCCGAATATAGCTTTAAGATCATTAAGTTTTTGTATGTCTGCTTGGGAGTGGGAATGAGTAAGTGGTTTAATATATTTTTTATTGATGATGACAGCCATGTCATTAATCGCTAGTCCCTTTTCCAGCGTTAAATTGTCTTTCACGGGATTGCTGAAATTATAAAAATAGCCATTTATAACGTTAGAAAGACTCCCGTCTTTATTGAGTTGGACATTAAAAAAATATAAATCCGATTGCAAAAAAGTAAACTTACTAATGTTGCTGTTTCCAATAAGCTTCAGCCATGTTGAAAAACTGACTGCCTTATCGCGACAAATCGATGGGTCAATTACGACGGTATCAATCCGGTTGTTTTGCTTAACTAAAACTACCGGAGCTACGTGATAGTTCCATGAAATGGTATTATTGGGAGATAATTCATTTTTATCATTAACAAATAGAGTTTGGTTGTCGTTGAAATTGAGATCAATAGGTGCGAATAACCAGATTTTTGCATGTTGTATATTGAATTTTTTTGTTAAAAACATAGACATTATTTGAGCCCTTTGTTGACATCCCCCTTGTGGATAATTAAATTCAATATTTAGGTGATAGGATATACTGTCAAAAACCTTTGTGACGGTCGCTAAGTCATAAACTTTTATTTCTTTCAAATCGATGGTTGGGTGGTAGTTCGCTCCGCAGGTATTACAAGGGAAGTTTTTTTCAATATCAAAATATTCTGGCTGAGCTTTCGCAAATAATACCAAAAAGGAAAAAACAAATAGAAGAAAAGCTTTCATAACGGTTGGGTTAGGTTAGTGATTGATAATCATATATTTAAAATAGAAAGATATATGTTATTTTTTGGTTATTCAAAAAACAATATCGATAATAAGGTCTCCTCAGGCGCGAATCTGCGTAAAGACCTGTCAGCGGGGCCTGAGAAATCAAGATCTTTGGGACTTTACGCGGATTCTCGCGCCAGAATTGGGGGAGTAGGTTTTTATTTATAAATTGTAAACTATTTCATCGACAAATACATAGGGTCTAATGAACAAAATAATTTATACATGGATCATCTTCGCAGTAAAAAATGGCTTCATTTTAATCTTTGTTGCGCTTTTCATTCTTTTTGAGAAAGTACGAACAGGATTTATACCAGATTATCTTGATTTAGAAGCAATTACACCGCATGATTTATTTGGCCTAATGATCAGTTCAATTGCCTCTATTATAGGCATCGTAATAGCCGTGATTTTGCTGGCCTTTGATATTACGAAACGTGAATTTATCAGGAGCAAAGAGGATATTTTAAGTAATACAACAGTAAAATGGATTGTATCACTGTTTACATTTATTTTACTGTGTTCTGTGCTTTCGTTCATCCAAATTAAAAGCTTTAATGAAGTAAGCACGCTTACTATAGGCTATTATTTAATTTTCCTTTATTTCGCTTTCATAGCTGGGTTGTTCCCGGCGATTAGGAATATTTTGGCGATTACCGATTCTTTTAAGCGAACATTTAATGAGATCAACGCTTTATCCATAGAAAATATTCATGAAGTATTACGCCTACAGTTTGAGAACTTTTCATTCAACGATAGTAATAAAAGGTTAATAAGAATCCGCCAGCAACTCATCATTTTTATAAGAGAGCACGATTATGAATCCTATACAAATATTTTACTTGCATTA
This genomic window contains:
- a CDS encoding DUF4249 domain-containing protein, which encodes MKRVNYLLFILVAMVAACRKPYNPPPVSDTNGYLVVEGTINSGADSTFIKVSHTVNVASKVTLNPVLNAVLTVEGDQNTTYPLTEKGNGMYACAGLNLNNAYKYRLNIKTAENKQYVTDYMAILNAPPIDSVNYDTKGTVFTPGVNVYVNTHDATNKVVYYRWDYQETWLFHANFESLFKSNGDTVLGRDMLNDNIYSCWQTDTSSSILLGSSAKLSKNVIFQQPLTSIASTSEKVEDEYSILVKQYALTADAYNFYTNLKKNTEQLGSIFDAQPSQLIGNIHSVNNPSEPVIGYVGVGSSSSVRIYIHNQQLPAWKTIPYYTDCQLAFNQPNDPNTKCCYYVWPPGPPNQVNAYINYLVGGDPNPLIPIDAIAVPGHPPIGYTAAFRQCADCTLRGTNKKPAFWKY
- a CDS encoding protein-glutamine glutaminase family protein gives rise to the protein MKAFLLFVFSFLVLFAKAQPEYFDIEKNFPCNTCGANYHPTIDLKEIKVYDLATVTKVFDSISYHLNIEFNYPQGGCQQRAQIMSMFLTKKFNIQHAKIWLFAPIDLNFNDNQTLFVNDKNELSPNNTISWNYHVAPVVLVKQNNRIDTVVIDPSICRDKAVSFSTWLKLIGNSNISKFTFLQSDLYFFNVQLNKDGSLSNVINGYFYNFSNPVKDNLTLEKGLAINDMAVIINKKYIKPLTHSHSQADIQKLNDLKAIFGNATALDFLFSQNSSGRSNNTSNRFVMTTYSDIMIDAKALFTNRVSYWARITTTLLSN
- a CDS encoding DNA/RNA non-specific endonuclease, giving the protein MYKKLSLFVACTILVVISACNQHTHQQTDDGNMALGNPSNAQYNRLSPDNYLIDHKYYIESYNNSKAEPNWVSWHIAAKDLGSTDRLNDFRPDTNLPPGWYEADNTAYRRSGFDKGHNCPSGDRTSSPDANSATFLMDNIIPQAPKNNEHVWEHLGSYCRNKVKTGNEVYVIMGNYGSGGNGRNGYKTTIADGRINVPAHIWKVVVIIPDGDDDLQRMDESTQVIAIDTPNDNDVSNNWMDYLCSIKTIENATGYQLLTSLPPAVRTSLENKTFKGGN